A single region of the Leptodactylus fuscus isolate aLepFus1 chromosome 5, aLepFus1.hap2, whole genome shotgun sequence genome encodes:
- the CIAO2A gene encoding cytosolic iron-sulfur assembly component 2A — MELLSGLLSALRGGTKGRTRVMEERALEVYDVIRSIRDPEKPSTLEDLEVVSESCVTVEELDDECFLVIIRFTPTVPHCSLATLIGLCLRVKLQRCLSFKHKLEIYISEGTHSTEEDINKQINDKERVSAAMENPSLREIVEQCVTEPD; from the exons ATGGAGTTGCTCTCCGGGCTGCTGTCAGCTCTCCGCGGGGGAACTAAGGGACGTACCCGGGTCATGGAGGAGCGCGCCCTGGAAGTGTATG ATGTAATTCGGAGTATTCGGGACCCAGAGAAGCCGAGCACATTAGAAGATTTGGAGGTTGTATCTGAGAGCTGTGTGACTGTAGAGGAGCTGGATGATGAATGTTTCCTGGTGATCATCAGGTTCACCCCCACCGTCCCTCACTGCTCCCTGGCCACGCTTATTG GTCTGTGTTTGAGAGTCAAGCTGCAGAGGTGTTTATCTTTCAAGCACAAG CTGGAGATCTATATTTCCGAAGGGACGCACTCAACGGAGGAGGATA TTAATAAACAGATAAATGACAAGGAGCGAGTCTCGGCAGCTATGGAGAACCCAAGTCTACGAGAGATAGTGGAGCAGTGTGTTACAGAACCGGATTAG